The Silurus meridionalis isolate SWU-2019-XX chromosome 26, ASM1480568v1, whole genome shotgun sequence region TATGCATGAACATGGTCCAGAAACGCCACAACCTCTCTGGGCTacagctcatttaaaatgtaccaaggcaaagtggaaaactgttctgtggtcagacgattCAAAACTCTAATTTCCTTGTGGACACAATGAAAGCCatgtcctctggactaaagagtgGAGGGATCTTCCGGCTTTTGTATCAGCGCCCAGTTCAAAGAGCCGCATCTCTGGTGTTGTAAAAGTGCATTAGTGCTTGTGGATTGGGCAGCTGGTACATTTGGagaggctccatcaatgctgaacggtatatacaggttttagagcaacaaatgcttccatacagaaaacgtctttttcagggaagccCTTGtctatttgagcaagacaatgctaactgatTGCTGCATCTATGACAATAGCAcgactttgtagtagaagtcTCCTGGTGCTGAACTGGcgtgcctgcagtctagactttttgccatttgaaaacatttagtGCATCGTGaaacgaaaaatacaacaaaggaaacccagaactgttgagctgCTAGAGTCCTCTATCAGACACACATGGGTCAACATTCTTCTTCCTACACTTCAGCTACTTGTCTTCTCAGTTCCCAGATATATAgagacagaagacgtgatgctacacagatGTAAACATGGCCCTATCGCAACGTTTTGGAGTCCTGTTGCAGCCAAATTCGAAATGACCGAACATCTGAGTCTTCCGACTTCCAGCAGTTAGTCCGGGTCAGGGTAAAGAACCGATAGGACATGAAGTGTTGTGAAATGATAATAGAGACCACTGGTCTCCGGTCTAAAGTGAGGATGACCGATTATGCCGCAGATTTCATGCCGACCAGAGCGGCAACTCCAATTGACTCGATCTGGTAAATCAATTCATCTGGATCCTCAAAACAAATATTGGGTGCAGGTCCAGCTTCACCTGAGCAATAATTAAGAGATATGCATAGATTTTGGGATCGAAACCACAGGATATGCATCTAAAAGATGAATTAGTCATTCCCAAGAACACACAGTAGGATTTCCAAGCTGTTTGTCTTGGATGAAACAGTAAGTCCTGCATTTTACAAGTCACTCCCTAAAACAGCACCTGAAACATAGATCAATGACCTGACATCAAGAGCCTTCGGTCCATCCTTTAGTACAGAATATCCAAATGATCGCCTGATGCTTGCTTTGATTCAGAAAGGTTTTGAAGTCAGTGTTGAGTTCAGAGGGTCCTCCCTTAAGCTCCACACATGAGACAGTGGACACTAACACCTACCCTTGATCCCCAGCGAGCCACACCAACTTTTTTTCGCCATGTGTCCATGTGTATAAAAATCCAGGTATGACACTCTGCAGTCACCCAGCAGCGGTGAAGGAGCATCCAGATCATCTTCCCACACTGAAGCATCATGATGTCCAGAGCATCTCTCTCCATTCTAGCCCTGCTGCTCGGCTTCTCGCAAGCTCTCTATCTCACCCAACCTGAGCAGGAGGACTTCACATCAAAGATTCTCGACGTCAACCACGGTCTGATAACTCTCTGATCTCAATGGCACTAGACCAGGACCATTACTGCAATGCAAATATGGGCCTAGAATCTGTCTTCTTCTAAGCGAATCATTCTGGAATATAGATTTTCCCATTCTATGTTTTGCACTTGCACCAGTGACAGAAACTCTGGCTATGAAAATTTGATGTGAGACCAGAATGTTGGACTCCAAAAGCTCAGACACTACAAATAATACTGCGTATTGTTTTTGCTGTGATTAATCCATTGTGTTTATCTGTATGAAGGATCCAGTGAACCGTTGCTGGAGGGAGACATACTCTTGCCAGGAATCAAGAACGCTCTGGTCTGCCCCGACGGCAGCTGCTTTTGGAAGAAGTCCTCGAATGGCTTGGTGGAGGTGCCTTACACATTGAGCTCTGTTTTCTGTGAGTGAAAGACTTCCTTATTCACATTGTCCACTTATGACACACTCTCTCGATTTCTTATTTATGTACTGGACATTTTCTTCACAGCTTCCTCTGACAATACTGTAATTGCCAATGCCATGGCCACCTTCCACAACAAAACCTGCATTCGTTTCATCTCCAGGACAAATCAAAGTGACTACCTCAGCATCGAGAGCAAAGACGGGTGAGACCCACTAAAGCATTTAACATGTCTCATATTGGAGCTTGATGCTCTTTATTCCTGTTTAATGCACAGTGCCCACATGTTGACATCAGAGTCACGGTCATATCTTCAtatctttgttttttctctctcagatgTTACTCTTACGTGGGCAAGATTGGTGGCGCTCAGGTGGTCTCTTTGAGCAAGCCGGGTTGCGTTTATAACAGCATCGTCCAGCACGAGCTGAACCATGCACTCGGTTTCTACCACGAGCATGTTAGAAGCGACCGTGATACTTACGTCACCATCAACTGGAACAACATCGACCCAACCATGACGTCTAATTTTAACTTGAAGAACACCAACAACCTCAACACGCGGTACGACTACTCCTCTGTGATGCACTATGGAAGAACAGCTTTCTCCATCAACGGTCTGGACACCATCACCCCTATTCCCGATCCTTCGGTAAAGATTGGACAGAGCACGGAGCTGTCTGCCACCGACATCCTGAGGATCAAGACTCTCTACAACTGCTGACCTTGTTCAGAACCTTTGTTTTGATTTCACTTTGCTGTAACATTGTAGAACCGCTAATGATACAGGGCACAGTGAGGACCTCACTTGCTGTgctaacaaaatgtggaatcaTGCAATAAAATGGCTGCAAGCATGTTTTCGTGTAGCGTTTACTTAAATGGGGCATTTCACATAAACACCTTTACTCGGTGTCCTTCATCCCAGATTCATGAATCTCCAAAACATGAAAATCAATTCTGACACTGCCAAAGTTCAAACCAGCATTTCACAAATGTTCACTAGGTATAATAAATAGCTTTTTCTACTAGTGACATTTTAGCATGATGTCGATAACCGGTCAGTacgatgattgggtataaatagtgtatctcaGGAGTAAAATGGGCANNNNNNNNNNNNNNNNNNNNNNNNNNNNNNNNNNNNNNNNNNNNNNNNNNNNNNNNNNNNNNNNNNNNNNNNNNNNNNNNNNNNNNNNNNNNNNNNNNNNCTGACTTGTCTAATAAGAGCGACACACTTTTGCAGCAAAAGAGAAAATCTTTTATGATGAGAAATTGCAAATGCAGATTTAAAATTCAGACAATGAGCACACGCAGTGACAAATCAAAACGCTTTAAACACTGCATTCAACAAAAGTGTGTATTTGGTGGCAATCTAATGCAACATCAACAGATCAGCTCTAAAATATGAGACTTTTTAAATGACACTTAAATCATGACACTGGGAATAGAGCTGCCGTCGAGCTGAAGTGACAATTTTGCCCCAAGTACCTGTTAATTTCCAACCGTGCAGTAGGACAAGTATGTAAACTAAAAAGTATAAAGTCTTTGGAAAGTTTTTATTTCCCCATTTGCTCTGCATTTATCTGAGACCCAACAAGTACTTCTGAAGCTGCACTGCATACACAGTATCTTCTGGGGCATGATAGAGCTGCGGACCTCCCTCGTGTTTTTCAATTGTGAAGATTATCTTTCCACTGAACAGCGTTGCTTCATCTCAAGGTCGTACACCAAAGTTTTATCGCAAGTAAATGATCAGAAACGGTGGTCCTTCTGCTCCTGGGTCagcatggatgagcttctctgcatcagatatagataacatgtttcctagcttagcaatatttctaaggtgaaaaaaggctgtttttgtaacatggttgatatgttcattaaaagacaagttgctgtctaaaataactcccaggtcttttaccgttaaAGTAGcagttacagaacatctgtctaaatgcaggttgaaatgctggagcttcagTGTAATGTTTTTTGGGCAGATGAGCAAAAGCTGTcaacaaaatttaataaaaagttatgTCATGCAATCTTTTAACTCTTAACACACAGTTATCCAAGCTAATTAAGCTGCGTcacctggttttgatgagatatatagctgggtatcatcagcataaaagtggaagctaattctatgccttctaataatatttccaaagggaagcatgtatattgtgaaaagcaggtgtcctagaactgaaccttgtggaacaccataatttacttgcattaagcTGGATAGCTCTctatttaagtctacaaaatggtaacgatcagacaggtaggatttaaaccagcttaatgcctgtccctgaatgccgtaATGTACTTTTGTAAGcaatctaggagaagatcatgatctatagtgtcgaatgcagcactaagatctagtaaaactaacacaTGTAGCCTTGTTGGCAAAGACACATTGCCTGTTCAAATCACACATGAATATTGCCTAGACTGCTCTTGTACACATACATTAACTTTGGTCTCTCCTCTGTAGGATCAGTGTGACACAACATCCTTCTTAACCACAACTTTGGTCTGCCCAACAAGTAGGCACATTGTCAGGCAAAAAGTGGGGGAACCCACactg contains the following coding sequences:
- the LOC124379750 gene encoding hatching enzyme 1.2-like — protein: MMSRASLSILALLLGFSQALYLTQPEQEDFTSKILDVNHGSSEPLLEGDILLPGIKNALVCPDGSCFWKKSSNGLVEVPYTLSSVFSSSDNTVIANAMATFHNKTCIRFISRTNQSDYLSIESKDGCYSYVGKIGGAQVVSLSKPGCVYNSIVQHELNHALGFYHEHVRSDRDTYVTINWNNIDPTMTSNFNLKNTNNLNTRYDYSSVMHYGRTAFSINGLDTITPIPDPSVKIGQSTELSATDILRIKTLYNC